In Thunnus maccoyii chromosome 11, fThuMac1.1, whole genome shotgun sequence, one genomic interval encodes:
- the nck2a gene encoding cytoplasmic protein NCK2a, producing MTEEVIVVAKWDYTAQQDQELDIRKNERLYLLDDSKTWWRVRNGANQTGYVPSNYVERKNSLKKGSLVKNIKDTLGLGKTKRKPSARDASPTPSSDTEYPSNGSGGGGMGGGAAERIYDLNIPAVVKFAYTAEREDELTLVKGSRVIVMEKCSDGWWRGTQAGRVGWFPSNYVQEEMGGADDRGEGDSSLGYHGGSQGTLLANGRAGGRGEVLHLVQTLYPFSSVTEEELNFEKGEVMEVVEKPENDPEWWRCKNSRGMVGLVPKNYVMVLDERPGLPSSTSSSPQNRFVAPARSGKFAGRDWYYGNITRHQAESILNERGEEGDFLIRDSESSPSDFSVSLKAVGKNKHFKVQLSEGVYCIGQRRFNSMDELLEHYKKAPIFTSEHGEKLYLVKALL from the exons ATGACAGAGGAGGTGATTGTTGTAGCCAAGTGGGACTACACGGCCCAGCAGGACCAGGAACTTGACATCCGTAAAAACGAGCGTCTCTACCTCCTGGACGACTCAAAGACCTGGTGGCGTGTCCGCAATGGTGCCAACCAAACGGGTTATGTGCCATCAAACTATGTTGAGCGCAAGAACAGCCTGAAGAAAGGCTCGCTGGTGAAGAACATCAAAGACACACTGG GTTTGGGAAAAACTAAGAGGAAGCCAAGCGCCCGTGATGCTTCCCCAACTCCAAGCTCAGACACAGAATATCCTTCCAATGGCAGCGGGGGCGgagggatgggaggaggagCCGCGGAGAGAATCTACGACCTCAACATCCCCGCTGTGGTCAAGTTTGCCTACACAGCAGAGAGGGAAGACGAGCTGACCTTGGTGAAGGGCTCCAGGGTCATCGTGATGGAGAAGTGCAGCGACGGTTGGTGGCGGGGCACCCAGGCGGGCCGTGTGGGCTGGTTTCCCTCCAATTACGTCCAGGAGGAGATGGGAGGAGCAGATGACAGAGGGGAGGGAGATTCTTCACTGGGCTACCACGGAGGCTCTCAAGGGACTTTGTTGGCCAACGGGCGCGCAGGCGGCCGTGGTGAAGTGCTCCACCTGGTTCAAACACTCTACCCCTTCAGCTCTGTGACCGAGGAGGAGCTGAACTTTGAGAAGGGAGAGGTCATGGAGGTGGTGGAGAAGCCAGAGAATGACCCGGAGTGGTGGAGGTGTAAGAACTCGCGTGGCATGGTGGGCCTGGTACCTAAGAACTATGTGATGGTGCTGGACGAGCGGCCCGGCCTGCCCTCTTCCACGTCGAGCTCCCCGCAGAACCGCTTTGTGGCACCGGCACGCTCAGGGAAGTTCGCTGGGAGGGACTGGTACTATGGCAACATCACCAGACACCAGGCTGAGAGTATACTcaatgagagaggagaggagggcgACTTCCTCATACGAGACAGCGAGTCATCG CCCAGTgatttctctgtgtctctgaagGCTGTGGGTAAGAATAAGCACTTTAAAGTGCAGCTGTCAGAAGGAGTGTACTGTATCGGCCAGCGCAGGTTCAACTCCATGGACGAACTACTGGAGCACTACAAGAAAGCCCCCATCTTCACCAGCGAACATGGAGAGAAGCTGTACCTGGTCAAAGCGCTGCTGTGA